The proteins below are encoded in one region of Planctopirus limnophila DSM 3776:
- a CDS encoding FN3 domain-containing metallophosphoesterase family protein: MDSIESQTSSGLSVNRREFLEGLSIGAIATTGLANAGALTSGNEVHAAENQPPSNADAIATSTARILVGAPVLQCPAADGMSVVWQVSGNATGWVEYGTTKELGQVVRPGGYGLNSMDSPVLSARLEGLPTAATIYYRVAAAPIDFQNAYKVVRGETEYSEIYEFRLPDPDAKSFRWCVINDTHEVDQTLSATLGKVEERQAELMVWNGDIFNDVRSEKQLVNQTLQPAGRAYATTRPVMFVSGNHDVRGVLARRLEECMLSRPDNSPLGRCFSLRCGPVALIGLDTGEDKPDSHPVYAGLAQFEPYREAQGAWLAKVLTQPEIASAPYLVVHCHIPLFGNRRKDAVEGQLEFARFCEQGQKFWLPHLEKAKAQLVISGHTHKHRFMPAESGQVMAQLIGGSPNLPLATVILGEATSERLQVTALQMDGQTLGTWTFPPRNPA, from the coding sequence ATGGATTCTATTGAATCACAGACATCAAGCGGCTTAAGTGTAAATCGACGTGAATTTTTGGAAGGGCTTTCGATCGGTGCGATAGCGACGACGGGATTAGCCAATGCCGGTGCATTAACGTCTGGTAATGAAGTTCATGCCGCTGAGAATCAACCGCCATCGAACGCCGATGCCATTGCAACATCAACAGCCAGGATTCTTGTGGGTGCTCCCGTTCTGCAGTGTCCGGCAGCTGACGGAATGAGCGTCGTATGGCAAGTCTCCGGGAATGCGACCGGGTGGGTCGAGTATGGGACGACGAAAGAGCTTGGCCAGGTCGTGAGACCGGGAGGGTATGGCCTCAACTCAATGGATTCACCCGTGCTTTCTGCGCGGTTGGAAGGTTTGCCTACAGCCGCCACGATCTACTATCGGGTCGCTGCTGCTCCCATTGATTTTCAGAACGCTTACAAGGTCGTTCGAGGAGAGACAGAATACAGTGAGATCTACGAGTTTCGGTTACCCGACCCAGATGCGAAAAGCTTCCGCTGGTGTGTGATCAACGATACGCACGAGGTCGATCAGACCTTGAGCGCCACGCTCGGTAAAGTCGAAGAACGGCAGGCCGAACTGATGGTTTGGAATGGGGACATTTTCAACGATGTTCGCTCCGAGAAACAGTTGGTCAATCAGACGTTGCAGCCAGCGGGCCGAGCCTATGCGACGACCCGGCCTGTGATGTTCGTGAGTGGCAATCATGATGTGCGAGGTGTGCTAGCCCGCCGGTTGGAAGAATGCATGCTTTCGCGACCCGATAACAGTCCCCTCGGGCGATGTTTTTCACTCCGATGCGGGCCAGTGGCTTTAATTGGTCTCGATACTGGTGAAGATAAACCTGACAGTCACCCTGTGTATGCAGGCTTAGCGCAATTCGAACCTTATCGTGAAGCTCAGGGGGCATGGCTGGCCAAAGTGCTCACTCAGCCAGAGATCGCGAGTGCGCCTTATCTGGTGGTTCATTGTCATATCCCGCTCTTCGGGAATCGGCGTAAGGATGCCGTGGAAGGCCAACTTGAGTTCGCCCGATTCTGCGAGCAGGGGCAGAAGTTCTGGTTGCCGCATTTGGAGAAAGCCAAAGCCCAACTGGTGATCAGTGGGCATACTCACAAGCATCGATTCATGCCGGCTGAGAGTGGTCAGGTGATGGCGCAGCTCATTGGTGGTTCACCCAATCTACCGTTAGCCACCGTGATTCTCGGGGAAGCCACATCCGAACGACTGCAGGTGACCGCCCTGCAGATGGATGGGCAGACTTTGGGAACATGGACTTTCCCACCCAGAAATCCTGCGTGA
- a CDS encoding NHL domain-containing protein, which produces MRSVIMRPGQTSFGPSNLMRLAALCVLLSLFAFAELNVAHAGEVKTIFGSGKDGFNGDQQPFLETHSGQPFGLVIGPDGALYFCEYTGHIIRRLDLEKQTATTIAGTPGKKGFAGDGGPATKALMNEPHELRFTPAGDIVIADMRTHTIRKIDGKTGMISTLAGTGTAGFSGDGGPAEKAQLNMPHSIQIDPAGDLLICDTGNHRVRKVDMKTGLISTAYGTGERKPAKDGDPQVGTPLNGPRSIDFTPEGDMILALREGNAVYRFPKGEAKLIHIAGVGGKPSLVGDGIDARKAILGAPKGAAVDANGDIYLADTETHTIRVIRAKTGLIETVIGDGKAGDGPDGEAKTCRLNRPHGVFITKEGLLLVGDSSNNKVRVLPLR; this is translated from the coding sequence ATGCGTTCCGTCATAATGCGCCCCGGCCAAACGAGCTTTGGGCCATCAAACCTAATGCGGCTGGCTGCACTCTGTGTGCTCCTGAGTCTCTTTGCCTTCGCCGAACTCAATGTCGCCCATGCTGGCGAAGTCAAAACAATCTTTGGATCAGGCAAAGATGGATTCAATGGCGATCAGCAGCCATTCCTCGAAACTCACAGCGGCCAGCCGTTTGGACTCGTGATTGGGCCGGATGGTGCTTTGTATTTCTGTGAGTACACAGGTCACATCATTCGCCGCCTCGATCTGGAAAAGCAGACTGCGACAACCATTGCCGGGACTCCTGGCAAAAAAGGATTTGCCGGTGACGGCGGCCCGGCGACAAAAGCCTTGATGAACGAACCCCATGAACTCCGTTTTACTCCTGCCGGGGATATCGTCATTGCCGATATGCGCACGCATACCATCCGCAAGATTGATGGCAAAACGGGCATGATTTCCACACTGGCAGGCACAGGAACCGCCGGATTCAGTGGTGATGGCGGGCCAGCCGAAAAAGCTCAATTGAATATGCCACATTCCATTCAGATCGATCCGGCTGGCGATCTGTTGATCTGCGATACCGGGAACCACCGGGTTCGCAAAGTCGATATGAAAACGGGCCTGATCTCGACCGCTTACGGAACTGGCGAAAGGAAACCTGCCAAAGATGGTGATCCGCAGGTGGGCACACCCCTCAATGGCCCGCGCAGTATCGACTTCACTCCCGAAGGAGACATGATTCTCGCGCTTCGCGAAGGGAACGCGGTCTATCGCTTTCCCAAAGGAGAAGCCAAACTCATCCACATTGCTGGTGTGGGTGGTAAGCCATCTTTAGTCGGTGACGGGATTGATGCCCGCAAAGCCATTCTCGGTGCCCCCAAGGGAGCGGCTGTCGATGCTAATGGCGACATTTATCTCGCCGATACCGAAACACACACGATTCGTGTGATTCGAGCGAAGACCGGCCTGATTGAAACTGTGATCGGTGATGGCAAAGCCGGTGATGGCCCGGACGGGGAGGCAAAGACCTGCCGCCTCAACCGGCCCCATGGCGTATTCATTACCAAGGAGGGCTTACTCCTGGTCGGAGACAGTTCCAACAATAAAGTCCGCGTTCTTCCGTTACGATAA
- the queA gene encoding tRNA preQ1(34) S-adenosylmethionine ribosyltransferase-isomerase QueA — protein sequence MSSSPDFESLSTYDYELPPELIAQHPLPERDASRMLVIHRSTGMIEHRFIKELPLFLKPHDLIVVNNSKVVPARLQGVRASTGGKWEGLFLGVTTSGEWQIIGQTRGRLVAGEWITIPVPATHIENAASRQNSDLQLQLIERGEGGIWKASPQSEISTWDLLEQYGSMPLPPYIHRDDEEAEDRVRYQTIFSGPQGSVAAPTAGLHFTPALRDRCAASGAKFAEVTLHVGMGTFRPVSSERIAEHQMHTETCELSEDVAQKIRSTKSEGGRVLAIGTTSARTLESAARKVGVGLPWQGETNLFLRPPCEFLQVEALLTNFHVPKSTLLMLVCAMAGYDLTMQAYKEAVEQRYRFLSYGDCMLIL from the coding sequence ATGTCGTCCTCCCCAGATTTTGAGTCACTTTCGACTTACGATTATGAACTTCCTCCAGAACTGATTGCACAGCATCCTTTGCCCGAGCGAGACGCCTCTCGCATGCTGGTCATACATCGTTCGACAGGCATGATCGAGCATCGGTTCATTAAAGAGCTGCCGCTGTTTCTTAAACCCCACGATCTGATTGTGGTCAACAACAGCAAAGTCGTTCCTGCCCGATTACAGGGTGTGAGAGCTTCCACTGGCGGCAAATGGGAAGGACTTTTTCTGGGAGTCACAACCTCCGGAGAGTGGCAGATCATTGGGCAGACGCGCGGACGGCTTGTGGCTGGCGAGTGGATCACGATTCCTGTTCCAGCGACTCATATCGAAAATGCTGCAAGTCGCCAGAACTCCGACCTTCAATTGCAGTTGATTGAACGTGGAGAAGGTGGCATCTGGAAAGCGTCTCCTCAGAGTGAAATTTCTACCTGGGATCTGCTTGAGCAATATGGAAGCATGCCTCTGCCACCTTACATTCATCGAGATGACGAAGAGGCGGAAGATCGAGTCCGCTATCAGACGATTTTTTCCGGGCCGCAAGGCTCGGTCGCAGCACCCACTGCTGGACTGCATTTTACTCCCGCATTGAGAGATCGATGTGCAGCTTCCGGGGCGAAATTTGCAGAAGTCACGCTGCATGTGGGCATGGGGACATTCCGCCCCGTCAGCAGTGAGCGGATCGCTGAGCATCAGATGCATACGGAAACCTGCGAGTTGTCTGAAGACGTAGCACAAAAAATTCGATCGACAAAGTCCGAGGGCGGGAGAGTCCTGGCAATTGGTACAACTTCGGCGCGAACCTTGGAATCGGCTGCGAGAAAAGTGGGCGTGGGTTTACCTTGGCAGGGCGAAACGAATCTTTTCCTCAGGCCGCCATGCGAGTTTCTGCAAGTCGAGGCTCTACTGACGAACTTTCATGTTCCCAAATCGACACTCTTGATGCTGGTTTGTGCCATGGCAGGCTACGACCTGACAATGCAGGCCTACAAAGAGGCCGTCGAGCAGCGCTATCGCTTCCTCAGTTATGGCGACTGCATGCTCATTCTGTAA
- a CDS encoding glycosyltransferase encodes MTHSPRPRILMIITELDRGGAEQQFVQLAIGLLHKGWEVRVVCLGPRAELCDQLEEQGIIPHCLGARSARSTLSVLKQLVENIRSFQPEIIQTFLFHANILGRLAAFRAGRSIVVCGLRVAERQAHWHGWVEWLTASLVTRWVCVSEGVRQHAAKNWKLNQTRLVVIPNGIDIDRWKNAIPFTRADLNLPVDAIMLFSAGRLDLQKGMDILLEAFGKVAPEWPRLHLVIAGEGPLRKELELHKGTQSPANGRVHFLGQRNDIPRLMASCDLFVLASRWEGMPNALLEAMATGKPCVATNVEGSSELLGYGQRGENSQRGWLVPINDPETLAAAIDEALSSETRSTDLANSAQVFIEKKLTTQATISAYDFLYRQLLQVSPPVLSTSIN; translated from the coding sequence ATGACCCACAGCCCTCGCCCTCGAATTCTGATGATCATCACGGAACTTGACCGGGGTGGTGCCGAGCAACAGTTTGTGCAACTGGCCATTGGATTATTGCACAAAGGCTGGGAGGTGCGGGTGGTTTGCCTGGGGCCACGGGCCGAGCTTTGCGATCAACTCGAAGAGCAGGGAATTATTCCTCACTGTCTGGGTGCCAGGAGCGCCAGGTCAACGCTGTCGGTTCTCAAACAACTGGTTGAGAATATCCGCAGTTTTCAGCCCGAAATCATTCAGACATTTCTGTTTCATGCCAATATTCTGGGGCGTCTGGCGGCTTTCAGAGCAGGGCGATCAATCGTCGTTTGCGGTCTGCGCGTGGCAGAACGGCAAGCCCATTGGCATGGCTGGGTCGAATGGCTCACAGCTTCGCTGGTGACTCGCTGGGTTTGTGTCAGTGAAGGCGTTCGTCAGCACGCAGCAAAAAATTGGAAGCTCAACCAGACAAGGCTCGTCGTCATTCCCAATGGCATTGATATCGACCGCTGGAAAAACGCCATTCCTTTCACCAGAGCAGATCTCAACCTCCCGGTCGATGCCATCATGCTCTTTTCGGCGGGGAGGCTGGATCTGCAGAAGGGGATGGACATATTGCTCGAGGCGTTTGGAAAAGTGGCCCCTGAATGGCCCAGGCTTCATCTGGTGATTGCCGGTGAAGGTCCGCTAAGAAAAGAGCTCGAACTTCACAAAGGCACTCAAAGCCCAGCCAATGGTCGCGTCCATTTTCTGGGGCAGAGAAATGACATTCCTCGCCTGATGGCCAGTTGCGATCTTTTCGTGCTGGCATCGCGCTGGGAGGGAATGCCCAATGCGCTGCTCGAAGCCATGGCCACCGGCAAGCCCTGTGTGGCCACCAACGTCGAAGGGAGCTCAGAACTCCTCGGGTATGGCCAGCGAGGGGAAAATAGCCAGCGGGGCTGGCTGGTCCCCATCAATGATCCCGAGACTCTGGCTGCAGCCATCGATGAGGCGCTCAGCAGCGAAACTCGATCCACCGACCTCGCAAACTCGGCGCAAGTATTTATTGAAAAAAAGCTTACGACACAGGCGACGATTTCTGCCTACGATTTTTTGTACCGGCAATTGCTGCAAGTGAGCCCACCAGTACTCTCAACGTCGATCAACTGA
- a CDS encoding division/cell wall cluster transcriptional repressor MraZ produces MPLTGTYLRILDEKQRVGLPKRLREDLGCLECNHLYIAPGTQKSLVLYSPEGFNCLSETLSSRGFPGGDQTYLRLFYSSAERVDLDNQGRFRIPDRLSTHALLDKEIYLLGVNDHVEIWDREHWDLYTRTYSPQFDQLSSPGNSWQIVG; encoded by the coding sequence ATGCCGCTGACGGGTACCTACCTGCGAATTCTCGACGAGAAGCAGCGTGTGGGCCTCCCCAAGCGACTACGCGAAGACTTGGGTTGCCTCGAATGTAACCATCTGTACATCGCCCCTGGGACTCAAAAATCACTGGTACTCTACTCTCCGGAAGGTTTCAATTGCCTGTCGGAAACATTAAGTTCCAGAGGCTTTCCCGGCGGTGATCAAACGTATTTGCGGTTGTTTTACTCTTCTGCGGAGAGGGTCGATTTAGATAATCAAGGACGATTCCGGATACCAGATCGCCTGTCAACCCACGCGTTGCTTGATAAAGAAATCTATCTGCTGGGCGTGAATGATCATGTCGAAATCTGGGATCGGGAACATTGGGATTTGTACACGAGAACGTATTCCCCACAGTTCGATCAGCTCTCCTCTCCGGGGAACTCCTGGCAGATTGTGGGCTGA
- a CDS encoding DUF1501 domain-containing protein, with product MSDLSQDNSKISKQAADVLNRRYFLQQAPLALGGTALGALLAQDGFSSEPAPAPRLAKAKNVIFLFMAGGPSQLELFEDKPELKRFHGEAPPASFTEGRRFAFLKPDAKLLGSTRQFGRYGECGMELSELLPYHRSIVDDVCWLKAVATDVFNHGPAKLFMNTGFQAPGRPSFGSWLTYGLGSESQNLPAFVVLQSGPRGPRAGNALWSSGFLPSQYQGVPLRGQGPPILHLQTPAGFDDEGQSRLFSTLRQLNEVQLQRSGDPEIATRIAAYETAYRMQTSAPELVELSQETEATLNLYGAEPGKASFANNCLLARRLVERGVRFIQLYHTDWDHHGGKGADLTDALEKECRAVDQASAALILDLKQRGLLDDTLVIWGGEFGRTPLGEVRGTIGRDHHIDAFTMWVAGGGFRPGYIHGSTDELGFAATSGRVHVHDLHATLLHQLGIDHERLTYRFQGRDFRLTDVHGHVVQEVLI from the coding sequence ATGTCAGATTTATCACAAGACAATTCGAAGATTTCGAAACAGGCTGCTGATGTTTTGAATCGCCGCTATTTTCTCCAGCAGGCCCCACTGGCATTGGGAGGGACGGCACTGGGGGCTTTGCTGGCTCAGGATGGCTTCTCTTCGGAACCGGCACCGGCACCCAGGTTGGCGAAAGCGAAAAATGTCATCTTTTTGTTTATGGCTGGCGGCCCGAGTCAGCTCGAACTCTTTGAGGATAAACCCGAGCTGAAACGGTTTCATGGCGAGGCACCACCGGCCAGTTTTACTGAGGGTCGTCGCTTTGCATTTTTGAAGCCGGATGCCAAGCTGCTGGGCAGCACTCGCCAATTTGGTCGCTATGGCGAATGTGGGATGGAACTGAGTGAACTCCTCCCATATCACCGTTCGATCGTCGATGATGTCTGCTGGTTGAAGGCTGTGGCGACAGATGTCTTTAACCATGGCCCTGCCAAACTGTTTATGAATACCGGCTTTCAGGCACCGGGTCGGCCAAGTTTTGGTTCCTGGCTGACATACGGCTTGGGGAGTGAATCACAGAATCTGCCGGCTTTTGTTGTGCTTCAGAGCGGCCCGCGTGGCCCCCGGGCTGGAAATGCCCTGTGGTCAAGTGGTTTTCTGCCGTCTCAATATCAGGGTGTCCCCCTGCGAGGACAGGGGCCGCCAATTCTTCATCTACAAACCCCTGCGGGATTTGATGATGAAGGGCAGAGCCGACTGTTCTCGACGTTGCGGCAACTGAATGAAGTGCAGTTGCAGCGGTCGGGTGATCCAGAGATCGCCACTCGAATTGCCGCCTACGAAACCGCCTATCGGATGCAGACGAGTGCTCCCGAGTTAGTGGAACTCTCGCAGGAGACCGAAGCGACGCTCAATCTTTATGGAGCAGAGCCTGGTAAGGCCTCGTTTGCGAATAATTGTCTTCTGGCTCGTCGGCTGGTCGAGCGCGGTGTGCGATTCATTCAGCTTTATCATACCGACTGGGATCATCACGGTGGGAAAGGGGCCGACCTGACAGACGCCTTAGAGAAGGAATGTCGGGCAGTTGATCAGGCGTCGGCGGCACTGATTCTCGATCTGAAGCAACGCGGTTTGCTGGACGATACGCTGGTTATCTGGGGTGGGGAATTTGGTCGAACTCCACTGGGTGAAGTGCGAGGGACAATTGGTCGCGATCACCACATTGATGCTTTTACCATGTGGGTGGCAGGTGGCGGGTTTCGGCCTGGATACATTCATGGTTCGACCGATGAATTGGGATTTGCAGCGACGAGTGGGCGAGTTCATGTTCATGACCTGCATGCCACACTGCTCCATCAACTGGGGATTGATCATGAACGGCTGACTTACCGCTTTCAGGGGCGGGATTTCCGATTGACCGATGTGCATGGCCACGTGGTTCAAGAGGTGCTCATCTGA
- a CDS encoding PSD1 and planctomycete cytochrome C domain-containing protein, with protein sequence MYSQFFRDLTIWSKRESHHRPAIQSVGLLTGLALCLLMAPAVAAEKLDYNRDVRPILSNKCFRCHGFDDKNRAAGLRLDMAEGALAERDGAAAIVPHAPEESLLVERIETSDVDLKMPPPESPQQLTEQEIALLKQWIREGAEYQPHWAFAPLSKPEIPSAMATPVDTVPGSPLDGFIEKELLAKGIPVAPMASRAVRIRRLYLDVLGILPSPEEVDRFEQDAAPDAWEKLVDEVLASPHYGERWGRHWLDQARYADSNGYTIDGARVMWPYRDWVIQALNADMPFDQFTIEQLAGDLLPNASKKQLVATAFHRNTMINEEGGVKADQFRHEAMVDRVATTGSVWLGLSIGCAQCHTHKYDPITHEDFHRLYAFFNAAKDANNQAETVPVYVNEVFGLTPAQDALLAQLKALRIEQGKLKEAVGKETKVASGGDPAAVRWNRVEFTQFAAGSNGELVQLPDQSLLASRKLAENDNYEVTFDWPEKTRAVKIVVLTHESLPRQGPGLASNGNFVLSDVSLKQKDRSFRFEQAFADHEQPGYTAIHAIDNDPQSGWAINVSADQTKRNPQLKMNARHELVLKASQEVEPGPVTIVLRHDRNAHYLIGRFAVELADQWPEATTSSSQIQQLAEINEQIRRLEAQVPGAGREYLQMVMQDFPKPPPTYLLLRGDFLNPDLPRGELSPGVPAALTVSTGPADKLKNRLDLARWLVSKDNALTARVFVNRVWMRYFGRGIVETENDFGMQGSLPFSPELLDWLAGRFIEKKWSMKALHKEILLSKTYCRESRIISQALSKDPQNRALGRQQRLRVDAEILRDLMLSASGLLTPTIGGPSVFPPQPAGVFQFTQNSKPWNEEQGENRYRRTMYTMFYRSAPYPLLATFDAPDFTSACTRRQPSSTPLQALSVANDPMFLEMAGGLAQRVLQDQPRDTEAVANVMWKICLSRAMSADEREIVARFFEAEKQRFDRSPEQINKLLKPMKRFSWPADLSQAEIAATISLARLVFNTDEFITRN encoded by the coding sequence ATGTATTCGCAGTTTTTTCGTGACCTAACGATCTGGAGCAAGCGAGAGTCGCATCACCGCCCGGCCATTCAATCTGTTGGGTTGTTGACGGGTCTGGCCCTCTGCTTGCTGATGGCACCAGCGGTTGCCGCAGAAAAGCTCGATTACAATCGAGATGTGCGGCCCATCCTGTCGAACAAGTGCTTTCGCTGCCACGGATTTGACGACAAAAATCGAGCCGCTGGTTTGCGGCTCGATATGGCGGAGGGGGCACTGGCTGAGCGCGATGGTGCAGCGGCAATTGTGCCCCATGCCCCTGAAGAAAGCCTGCTGGTGGAACGGATCGAGACCAGCGATGTTGATCTCAAAATGCCACCACCCGAGTCACCGCAACAGTTGACCGAACAGGAAATCGCCCTGTTGAAACAGTGGATTCGTGAAGGAGCCGAGTATCAGCCCCACTGGGCTTTTGCTCCGCTTTCAAAGCCTGAGATCCCTTCAGCAATGGCAACGCCTGTCGATACTGTGCCTGGCTCACCGCTCGATGGATTCATCGAGAAGGAGTTGCTGGCTAAAGGGATTCCGGTCGCACCCATGGCTTCGCGGGCTGTTCGAATTCGCCGGCTTTATCTCGATGTGTTAGGGATTCTCCCTTCTCCCGAGGAAGTCGATCGCTTTGAGCAGGATGCAGCTCCTGATGCCTGGGAGAAACTGGTCGATGAGGTTTTGGCCAGCCCGCATTATGGTGAGCGCTGGGGGCGGCACTGGCTCGATCAGGCACGCTATGCCGATTCGAATGGCTACACCATCGATGGAGCCCGTGTGATGTGGCCCTATCGGGATTGGGTGATTCAGGCACTGAATGCGGATATGCCATTTGATCAATTTACGATCGAACAATTGGCCGGTGATTTGTTGCCCAATGCCAGCAAAAAACAACTTGTGGCCACGGCGTTTCATCGCAACACGATGATCAACGAAGAGGGTGGAGTAAAAGCCGATCAATTTCGCCATGAAGCGATGGTTGATCGCGTGGCGACGACAGGGTCGGTCTGGCTGGGCCTCTCGATTGGATGTGCCCAATGTCATACTCATAAGTATGACCCGATCACACACGAGGATTTTCACAGGCTCTATGCGTTTTTTAATGCGGCCAAAGATGCCAACAATCAGGCGGAAACTGTTCCAGTTTATGTGAATGAAGTCTTTGGACTCACGCCTGCTCAAGACGCGCTCCTGGCACAACTGAAAGCTCTGCGAATTGAGCAAGGAAAATTGAAAGAGGCCGTGGGGAAAGAGACGAAGGTCGCCAGTGGCGGAGACCCGGCTGCTGTTCGCTGGAACCGAGTTGAATTCACGCAGTTTGCTGCTGGAAGTAATGGGGAGCTTGTTCAACTTCCTGATCAATCGCTGCTGGCCAGTCGGAAACTCGCCGAGAACGATAACTATGAAGTCACGTTTGATTGGCCTGAGAAAACCCGAGCCGTCAAGATTGTGGTTTTGACCCACGAATCATTGCCCAGGCAAGGCCCGGGTCTGGCCTCGAATGGTAACTTCGTTCTAAGTGACGTTTCCCTGAAGCAGAAAGATCGATCATTCCGCTTCGAGCAGGCTTTTGCTGATCATGAACAACCTGGCTACACCGCCATCCATGCCATCGACAATGATCCTCAAAGTGGCTGGGCAATCAATGTTTCTGCCGACCAGACCAAACGCAATCCGCAATTGAAGATGAACGCTCGGCATGAACTCGTGTTGAAAGCATCTCAAGAGGTCGAGCCAGGGCCCGTGACGATCGTGCTTCGACATGATCGGAATGCTCATTATCTGATTGGCCGTTTTGCTGTCGAACTGGCAGATCAATGGCCTGAGGCGACAACCTCCTCTTCGCAAATCCAGCAGCTGGCGGAAATTAACGAGCAGATTCGTCGGCTGGAAGCACAAGTCCCAGGGGCTGGCCGTGAATATCTGCAGATGGTGATGCAGGATTTTCCCAAGCCGCCACCGACCTATCTGCTGTTGCGAGGAGATTTTCTCAATCCCGATCTTCCAAGAGGTGAACTTTCCCCTGGCGTTCCTGCGGCCTTGACTGTCTCTACCGGCCCGGCCGACAAGCTGAAGAATCGACTTGATCTGGCCCGCTGGCTGGTCAGCAAAGACAATGCTTTGACAGCACGAGTCTTTGTGAATCGTGTCTGGATGCGATATTTCGGCCGAGGGATTGTCGAAACCGAGAATGATTTTGGGATGCAGGGTTCGCTGCCATTCTCACCAGAGCTTCTCGATTGGCTGGCAGGTCGATTTATCGAAAAGAAGTGGTCCATGAAGGCGCTTCATAAAGAGATTCTACTTTCAAAAACTTACTGCCGGGAGAGCCGAATCATTTCTCAGGCACTGTCAAAAGATCCACAGAATCGCGCCTTGGGGCGACAGCAGCGTCTCCGAGTGGATGCGGAGATTCTGCGCGATCTGATGCTTTCAGCCAGCGGGTTATTGACTCCCACGATCGGTGGCCCGAGTGTGTTTCCTCCGCAACCGGCTGGTGTTTTCCAGTTCACGCAGAACAGTAAACCTTGGAATGAAGAACAGGGTGAAAATCGTTACCGCCGGACGATGTACACGATGTTCTATCGGAGTGCTCCGTACCCGCTGCTGGCGACTTTTGACGCACCCGATTTCACTTCAGCCTGTACACGGAGGCAGCCCAGCAGTACGCCACTTCAGGCACTTTCGGTGGCCAACGATCCGATGTTTCTGGAAATGGCAGGTGGTCTGGCTCAGCGAGTGCTTCAGGATCAGCCTCGCGATACGGAGGCAGTTGCCAATGTCATGTGGAAGATCTGTCTGTCGCGTGCCATGAGCGCCGATGAGCGCGAGATTGTGGCTAGATTCTTCGAAGCGGAAAAACAAAGGTTTGATCGATCACCAGAGCAGATCAACAAACTCTTGAAGCCAATGAAACGGTTTTCGTGGCCAGCGGATCTTTCTCAAGCCGAGATTGCAGCCACCATCAGTCTGGCGCGACTCGTTTTTAATACCGATGAGTTTATTACTCGCAACTAG